One genomic segment of Strix aluco isolate bStrAlu1 chromosome 9, bStrAlu1.hap1, whole genome shotgun sequence includes these proteins:
- the LRRC31 gene encoding leucine-rich repeat-containing protein 31, with protein MSADPLKDDIHCCQDKHEEDILRSSPFDFVIKQFQGKRSSPGKRKEQPSSIKKFFRGLDFGKSEGKKDRREVEETEINNSGADDQSEKQDLSVEDGLSHLISESESPSGEQRFNQFMQKLGKKPNSKNLDLNNCALSAADVTELASLLPFLPELEEISLSWNGCVGGTLNALTVHLHHVNLLKVLRLNSCRLTAEDVTSLGEAFEVVSQLEELDLSWNSNIGGKLSLLTKKLQKGCKLKLLKITDCNLTAKDGESLAEILNVIPNLEVLDLSINKHIGCSVKVIAQDLKNVPGLKELNLHMCGLKQDSLQGLDAALQHLAELRKLDISCNKEIGGGFKDSTAHLASLKNLEVLDLHQCCVTEEDMTILSQVIPLLSSLQELNLSSNKNVGISSDPLLGRLRFLPKLKSVAISNCGLGEESFSSLAEAALHLPELEILDLSWNKCVGGNLKLLLGVLKLATEIQVLRLSSCNLVAEDLALLTLLTQDGHLARLQKLDLSYNNNISDEGWVVFCQGLAIFKELSELDVSLRPSSCRDCGTWFSELLAALTKLPALAELGMQRWILSESQRKRLESFNQDNKRNIRFDC; from the exons ATGTCTGCTGATCCCCTGAAAGATGACATTCATTGCTGCCAGGATAAGCATGAAGAGGACATCCTGAGGAGTTCCCCATTTGACTTTGTTATAAAACAGTTCCAAGGGAAGAGGTCCtctcctggaaaaagaaaagagcagcctTCATCCATCAAAAAATTCTTCAGGGGCCTTGACTTTGGGAAATCTGAAGGCAAGAAGGACAGAAGGGAagttgaagaaacagaaataaacaactCTGGAGCTGATGATCAGAGTGAGAAGCAAGATCTCTCTGTTGAAG ATGGACTTTCACATCTCATTTCTGAATCGGAGTCACCATCTGGTGAGCAGAGATTTAACCAGTTCATGCAGAAACTGGGAAAGAAACCCAACAGCAAGAATCTGGATCTAAATAATTGTGCATTAAGTGCAGCAGATGTAACAGAACTGg cttCTTTACTGCCATTTCTCCCAGAGCTGGAAGAGATCAGCCTGTCCTGGAATGGTTGTGTTGGTGGAACTCTGAATGCTCTCACTGTTCATCTTCATCATGTGAACCTGTTAAAAGTCCTTCGACTTAACAGCTGCAGGCTGACAGCGGAGGATGTCACCTCCTTAG GAGAGGCATTTGAAGTTGTTTCTCAACTGGAAGAACTGGATTTATCATGGAACAGTAACATAGGTGGAAAACTATCACTCCTGACAAAAAAACTCCAGAAAGGATGCAAgttaaaacttctgaaaattacAGACTGTAACCTGACGGCAAAGGATGGAGAATCCCTTG ctgaaattCTAAATGTGATCCCAAACCTCGAAGTATTAGATCTCTCTATCAACAAACACATCGGCTGCAGTGTGAAGGTTATTGCTCAGGATCTGAAAAATGTGCCAGGCTTGAAAGAGTTAAACTTGCACATGTGTGGATTAAAGCAAGACAGCCTCCAGGGCTTAG acGCTGCTTTACAGCACCTTGCAGAACTAAGAAAACTAGACATATCATGTAACAAAGAGATTGGTGGTGGCTTTAAAGATTCAACAGCTCATTTGGCCAGCTTGAAAAATCTTGAAGTCCTTGATCTCCACCAGTGCTGTGTAACAGAAGAGGACATGACCATTTTAT CCCAGGTGATACCTTTACTCTCCAGTCTTCAAGAGCTGAATTTATCCTCGAATAAAAATGTAGGAATCTCATCTGATCCTCTTCTGGGCAGGCTCAGGTTTTTACCGAAGTTGAAATCCGTGGCCATCAGCAATTGTGGTTTAGGTGAAGAGTCGTTTTCATCACTAG CTGAGGCTGCCCTTCACCTTCCTGAACTGGAGATATTAGACCTTTCTTGGAATAAGTGCGTTGGTGGGAACCTAAAGCTGCTTTTGGGAGTGCTAAAGCTTGCAACGGAGATTCAAGTGTTAAGACTGAGCAGCTGTAACTTGGTGGCTGAAGATTTGGCTCTTCTGA CATTACTGACGCAGGATGGCCATCTCGCCAGATTACAGAAACTGGATTTGAGTTATAATAACAACATCTCTGACGAAGGGTGGGTCGTTTTCTGTCAAGGCTTAGCAATATTCAAAGAACTCTCAGAGCTGGATGTCAGCCTTCGCCCATCATCCTGCCGTGACTGTGGGACGTGGTTCAGCGAGTTGTTAGCAGCCCTGACAAAGCTGCCTGCcttggcagagctggggatgcaAAGATGGATCCTTTCAGAATCGCAGCGGAAACGATTGGAAAGCTTTAATCAAGACAACAAAAGAAACATTCGTTTTGACTGTTGA